DNA from Sulfitobacter albidus:
TTTGCGAGAGCGGTTGTCAGCCGCTCGAACGGGGCCATGTCGCCCGCGACGGCGGCGGCGATCATCTGCTCGATGCGGTGATTGCGCGGGATGAGGACGGGGTTTGCCGCGCGCATGACCCGTTGCGGATCGGGTTCCCCGGCGATGCGGGCGCGGTGGCGGGTCTGCCAGTCCTGGAAGGCGGCGCGGTCGGTGATCTGGGCTTCGGCGGCGCCCTCCGCAAGCGCACGGAAGGTATTGGTGAAATCCGCGCCGTCCTGTTGCATCAGGTCCAGCAGGTCCTGGGCCAGCTCCGCGTCGCCCTCGCGCGGGGTTGTGATGCCGAGTTTGGCGGCGAAGGCTTTGGTCCAGGCGGCCTCGATCTGCGCGGGCATCGCGTGGATGATCTTTGTCGCACTCTCCACCGCCGCGTCGCGATTCTCCATCTGCTGGATCAGCGCCGTGGCGAATTGGGCCATGTTCCAAACGGCGATGTTGGGCTGGTTGCCAAAGGCATAGCGGCCCTGCTGGTCGATCGAGGAAAACACCCGGCCCACGTGGAAATCATCCATGAAGGCGCAGGGGCCGTAGTCAATTGTCTCGCCCGAGATCGTGCAATTGTCGGTGTTCATCACCCCGTGGATAAATCCCACGGACATCCAGCGCGCCACCAGATCGGCCTGCCGCGCGCAGACGCTGCGCAGCAGATCCAGCGGGCCCTTCGCCTCTGGCGCGTGGCGCGCGATGGCGTAGTCCGTGAGGCGCCTGAGTGCTTCAATCTCGCCGCGATGCGCGTAGATCTGGAAGTGGCCCACGCGCAGGTGGCTTGCGGCCACGCGGGTCAGCACGGCGCCGGGCAGGGCGGTCTCGCGAAAGATATCCTCGCCCGTGGTCACGGCGGCCAGCGCGCGGGTCGTGGGGATGCCCAGCGCGTGCATCGCCTCGCTCACCACATATTCGCGCAGTACCGGCCCCAGCCACGCGCGCCCGTCGCCGCCGCGTGAATAGGGGGTGCGGCCCGCGCCCTTCAGCTGGATATCGCGCCGGGTGCCCGCGCTGTCGCGCACCTCCCCCAGCAGGATCGCGCGCCCGTCACCCAGCTGCGCGGTGTAGTTGCCGAACTGGTGCCCGGCGTAGAGCTGCGCCAGCGGCTCCGCCCCCTCGGGCACCGCATTGCCACTGTAGATCTGCGCATCGGGCACACCCACGCCCAGCTCTGCCGCCAATGGCGCGTTCCATGCCAGCATACGCGGCGCCTTCACCGGTGTGGGGTCCAGACGGGTGTAAAACGTCTCGGGCAGGCGGGCGAAGCTGTTGTCGAAGGGGATGCGGTTTTCCATCCCCGCGATATAGGCGCGCGCGCGCGCGGACGCCACCACCCTTGTCCTTTGCCCACGCGCCCTACGTCAGATGAGACAGATAGCCACACCGGAGGAGACACGCATATGGCCCCCAAGAACCACCCAGGCATGCAGCTCAAGGATCGACCAGAGTTCGCGAATAAACCAAAGCCGCTGAGCTTTACCGCCGATGCCACCGTGCAGGAAGCGGTGGCGGCCATGTGCAAGAAGAATTTTGGCGCCGTTGTCGTCGTCGACACGGACGACAAGGTGATCGGCGTGATGACCGAACGCGATGTGATGCGCAAACTCGTCAACGAGGGCCGCGACGCGGCGACCACCACCGTGGGTGATCTGATGACCGACAATCCACGGCTCGCGCGCGAGACCGACGATGTGCTCGACTGGCTGCGCATCATGTCCAACGACCGCTTCCGCCGTCTGCCCGTGGTCGATGCGGAAGGGCGGATCAAGGCGATCTTCACCCAGGGCGATTTTGTCAGCTACACATGGCCCGACATGGTCTACCACGCGAAAGAGCTGGCAAAGGCCAGCATCGGCAAGAATTGGGGCCTCGCACTGATTGGCGGGGGCATCATGATCTATTCGCTGCTGATGGTGCTGGTGCTGCGGTCGCTCTAGGCGGTGTCTTCATTTAAGGGATTCCCAAACTGATTGAGTTCTGATTCAAGATCGAAAACGGAGGCGATCTTGAGCAGACGAACCCTGACTGACACGCAATGGGCACGGATTGAGCCTCTTGTTCCCGGCAAGAGAGGCGACCGTGGTCGCACGGCGCTGGACAACCGGCTTTTCCTCGATGCGATCCTCTGGCTGGCGCGAACAGCGTCGCCGTGGCGCGATCTTCCGCCTGAGTTGGGCAATTGGCGAACGGCACATTGCCGGTTCCGGCGTTGGACCTTGGCTGGGGTTTGGGAGAGTCTTTTCAAAGCCTTAAGCGCGGAGCCGGACTTTGAATACGTCCTAGTGGACGCCACAATCTGCAAGGCCCACGCGGATGCAAGCGGCGCAAAAGGGGGGCTCAGGCTCACGCAATCGGGCGCTCCAAAGGCGGCCTGACCACGAAAATCCATGCCGCAGTTGATGCGCTCGGCCTACCGATCCGGTTTACCATCACGCCCGGTCAGTGGGGCGACTGCCCGCAGGCGCGCGGGCTGATCGAAGGCTTGGCGGGCGTCGGACATGTGTTCGCTGACGCGGCGTATGATGCAGATTACTTGCGTCGG
Protein-coding regions in this window:
- a CDS encoding protein adenylyltransferase SelO, whose product is MENRIPFDNSFARLPETFYTRLDPTPVKAPRMLAWNAPLAAELGVGVPDAQIYSGNAVPEGAEPLAQLYAGHQFGNYTAQLGDGRAILLGEVRDSAGTRRDIQLKGAGRTPYSRGGDGRAWLGPVLREYVVSEAMHALGIPTTRALAAVTTGEDIFRETALPGAVLTRVAASHLRVGHFQIYAHRGEIEALRRLTDYAIARHAPEAKGPLDLLRSVCARQADLVARWMSVGFIHGVMNTDNCTISGETIDYGPCAFMDDFHVGRVFSSIDQQGRYAFGNQPNIAVWNMAQFATALIQQMENRDAAVESATKIIHAMPAQIEAAWTKAFAAKLGITTPREGDAELAQDLLDLMQQDGADFTNTFRALAEGAAEAQITDRAAFQDWQTRHRARIAGEPDPQRVMRAANPVLIPRNHRIEQMIAAAVAGDMAPFERLTTALANPYTETDTDLAKPPTPSEIVPATFCGT
- a CDS encoding CBS domain-containing protein yields the protein MAPKNHPGMQLKDRPEFANKPKPLSFTADATVQEAVAAMCKKNFGAVVVVDTDDKVIGVMTERDVMRKLVNEGRDAATTTVGDLMTDNPRLARETDDVLDWLRIMSNDRFRRLPVVDAEGRIKAIFTQGDFVSYTWPDMVYHAKELAKASIGKNWGLALIGGGIMIYSLLMVLVLRSL
- a CDS encoding IS5 family transposase (programmed frameshift), which gives rise to MSRRTLTDTQWARIEPLVPGKRGDRGRTALDNRLFLDAILWLARTASPWRDLPPELGNWRTAHCRFRRWTLAGVWESLFKALSAEPDFEYVLVDATICKAHADASGGKRGAQAHAIGRSKGGLTTKIHAAVDALGLPIRFTITPGQWGDCPQARGLIEGLAGVGHVFADAAYDADYLRRFITDELGATAQIKQNPTRSSRQSIDWALYKERHLVECFFRRIKRFRRIALRCEKTSSSFAAFVSLGCAMVWLA